Proteins encoded by one window of Aspergillus puulaauensis MK2 DNA, chromosome 4, nearly complete sequence:
- a CDS encoding putative C6 transcription factor (COG:K;~EggNog:ENOG410PHTN;~InterPro:IPR036864,IPR007219,IPR001138;~PFAM:PF00172,PF04082;~go_function: GO:0000981 - DNA-binding transcription factor activity, RNA polymerase II-specific [Evidence IEA];~go_function: GO:0003677 - DNA binding [Evidence IEA];~go_function: GO:0008270 - zinc ion binding [Evidence IEA];~go_process: GO:0006351 - transcription, DNA-templated [Evidence IEA];~go_process: GO:0006355 - regulation of transcription, DNA-templated [Evidence IEA]): MSFSPPIQPAPEFGTHNPVSTSFSQGDGNENPPPPASHKHASQDAVALRSCITCRRRKVRCDKRSPCSNCVKASIDCIFPPPGRAPRKVKRQPAENAELLTRLRQLENIVEAAMTNSNTQATPSPPQQRTDRSSGDPPAGPQPPRHDEGESGCPAAATAAAGQMPSLEHEFGRLVIEDNRSRYVSNRFWASLGDQIEELQDILDHSSSDEEDHSSPGSASSYSTPHDGMLFGFYSLARSLRNFHPLPGKVPVLWEIYAENVKPLLPVVHGPAAQQLFTAAARAPDALDKNNEALVLAMYFAAIVSMSPEQCMAQLGEARDTLVGRYRFAVEQALSKANLLNTQTLTLMQAAVIFLNAVRRDDDTKFVWSMSSLILRLAQGLGLHRDGNNFNLRPFDAEMRRRLWWHVVLLDLRSSEDHGTDVQIHDRMFDTRLPLNINDDDISPYMKERPKPRVGFTDMTFFLVRCDICYALRRVAYTCPNTSGAVSGPTPDNCGNVVQTVNMHIEEQYLKHCNMADPIQWISATVARLVLTKMWLVIHHPISRQDLESRISHESRESLFITSIEVTEFARLIKEDENTKKWSWMFDAYMQWHAIAMVLAELCVRPLSALTDRAWIAVTTVYDDWLRTAKQRKGMLWRPLAKLMKRAGALRKKQLEELAAHVANQQAAARNAIPVSAQYDRPSIGSPFSSHFPEHSRLVAAAPPMDWDPSQGPLDFDITQGPMGAIQSLFPEGNFFATPANLSSTAPQTQANMNVPIPTLNEQLAGIPQDPSNPAANYPEWDQVLREFQLDQGNNPMGDVTGWVA; this comes from the exons ATGTCGTTCTCGCCGCCGATTCAACCTGCACCGGAATTCGGAACCCACAATCCAGTATCCACATCGTTTTCCCAGGGCGATGGGAACGAgaacccccctcctccagcctctcATAAGCATGCATCTCAAGATGCTGTAGCCCTGCGGAGCTGCATCACCTGTCGCCGAAGGAAGGTCCGCTGCGACAAAAGGTCCCCGTGCTCGAATTGCGTCAAAGCGAGCATTGACTGCATCTTCCCCCCACCAGGTCGCGCGCCGCGCAAAGTGAAGCGGCAACCGGCTGAAAATGCAGAGCTGCTAACGCGGCTGCGGCAACTCGAAAATATAGTCGAGGCCGCGATGACCAATTCCAATACTCAAGCTACGCCGTCGCCGCCTCAACAACGCACCGATCGCTCGAGCGGCGATCCGCCTGCTGgacctcagcctcctcgtcatgATGAGGGTGAAAGTGGATGTCCAGCTGCGGCTACGGCCGCGGCGGGGCAAATGCCATCGTTGGAGCACGAGTTCGGAAGACTCGTCATTGAAGATAATCGGAGCCGATATGTGAGCAATCGGTTTTGGGCAAGTCTCGGAGATCAG ATCGAGGAATTGCAGGATATTCTTGACCATTCATCTTCCGATGAAGAGGACCACTCCTCACCAGGGTCGGCTTCTAGCTACTCCACGCCTCATGATGGAATGCTCTTTGGTTTCTATTCTCTTGCCCGCTCTCTCCGAAATTTCCACCCGCTCCCGGGTAAAGTTCCGGTGCTATGGGAAATTTACGCGGAGAATGTTAAACCGTTGCTGCCCGTGGTTCATGGCCCCGCAGCGCAGCAACTGTTCACAGCAGCTGCGCGGGCCCCAGATGCTTTGGATAAAAACAATGAGGCCTTGGTACTCGCTATGTACTTTGCAGCGATCGTCAGCATGTCTCCTGAGCAGTGTATGGCTCAGTTAGGAGAAGCCCGTGACACCCTTGTCGGCCGTTATCGGTTCGCTGTGGAGCAAGCATTGTCCAAAGCTAATCTGTTGAATACCCAAACCCTGACATTGATGCAGGCTGCAGTGATATTTTTGAACGCTGTTCGTCGAGACGATGATACTAAATTCGTCTGGTCAATGTCATCTCTTATACTTCGCCTGGCACAAGGACTCGGCTTACATCGGGATGGAAACAACTTTAATTTAAGGCCATTTGACGCTGAAATGCGTCGGAGACTGTGGTGGCACGTTGTTCTACTTGACCTTCGATCTTCCGAGGACCATGGGACTGATGTGCAGATCCACGATCGAATGTTTGATACCAGACTTCCCTTGAATATCAACGATGACGATATTTCTCCCTACATGAAAGAGCGACCGAAGCCGAGAGTAGGTTTCACGGACatgaccttcttcctcgtgCGGTGCGATATCTGCTATGCTCTTCGGCGGGTGGCATATACATGTCCAAATACTAGCGGTGCTGTTTCAGGACCCACCCCGGACAACTGCGGCAATGTAGTACAAACTGTGAATATGCACATCGAAGAGCAATATCTGAAACATTGCAACATGGCGGATCCGATACAGTGGATTAGTGCGACAGTTGCGCGCCTAGTTCTCACGAAAATGTGGCTTGTGATACACCACCCGATATCACGCCAGGATCTCGAATCGCGAATCAGCCATGAGTCTCGGGAAAGCTTATTTATCACGTCCATTGAGGTTACCGAGTTTGCCCGTTTGATCAAAGAAGACGAGAACACAAAGAAGTGGAGCTGGATGTTTGATGCTTATATGCAGTGGCACGCTATCGCTATGGTGCTGGCTGAACTCTGCGTGCGCCCATTGAGCGCTCTGACGGATCGTGCATGGATCGCGGTAACAACTGTATATGATGACTGGCTACGGACCGCGAAACAGCGGAAAGGGATGCTTTGGAGACCGCTTGCAAAGCTTATGAAACGAGCAGGCGCCCTGAGAAAGAAACAACTAGAAGAATTAGCGGCTCATGTTGCAAATCAGCAAGCCGCTGCCCGAAACGCAATACCTGTTTCCGCGCAGTATGATCGGCCTTCTATAGGATCGCCTTTCTCATCGCACTTTCCGGAACACTCAAGGTTGGTAGCTGCGGCACCACCGATGGATTGGGATCCGTCCCAAGGCCCACTGGACTTTGATATCACCCAAGGCCCTATGGGTGCGATCCAGTCACTTTTCCCAGAAGGTAACTTCTTTGCCACGCCTGCGAACCTTAGCTCGACAGCACCACAGACTCAAGCGAATATGAATGTCCCCATACCCACGCTTAATGAACAACTGGCTGGAATCCCACAAGACCCTTCTAATCCAGCCGCCAATTATCCGGAATGGGACCAGGTGCTGCGAGAGTTTCAGTTAGACCAGGGCAATAACCCCATGGGCGATGTCACTGGGTGGGTGGCTTGA
- a CDS encoding putative mannosylphosphorylation protein (Mnn4) (COG:S;~EggNog:ENOG410PMYI;~InterPro:IPR009644,IPR007074;~SECRETED:SignalP(1-20)), translating into MRPLVFPFLLALFGLLSVHAEGDAGVTFEDVRDKLPKVYSGQAEESAPKYFQESSFHYHYDGRFAEEPLPDNETLPYLSALIQTYLSTMADLRAETWIMHGSLLAWWWNQKIFPWDSDLDVQINEPVIHFLADYYNMTAHHFDLPDVEGGRTYILEINPYYVIRSKSDTANVIDGRWIDTSSGLFIDITAVRTDDERRENGEPGALMCKDYHNFDESEIYPLRNTYFEGVPAKIPYAYTKLLQDEYGAKALTKTNYQGHKFNGKTSIWEKIQNNRLLARRRKVPEIPVRTTPLKHLYDSNVN; encoded by the exons ATGCGCCCGCTAGTCTTCCCGtttctcctcgctctctttGGGTTGCTGTCGGTCCACGCGGAGGGTGATGCCGGAGTCACTTTCGAGGATGTAAGGGACAAATTGCCCAAGGTTTATAGCGGGCAGGCCGAGGAATCCGCGCCAAAATATTTTC AGGAATCTTC CTTTCACTATCATTATGACGGGCG ATTTGCGGAGGAACCGCTCCCCGATAACGAAACGCTTCCATATTTATCCGCACTCATCCAAACATACTTATCGACGATGGCTGACCTTCGTGCCGAAACCTGGATAATGCATGGCTCACTTCTGGCTTGGTGGTGGAATCAAAAG ATATTTCCGTGGGATAGCGATCTCGACGTCCAGATTAATGAGCCTGTAATTCACTTCCTTGCCGACTACTACAACATGACTGCGCATCATTTCGACCTTCCTGATGTCGAAGGTGGGCGGACATATATTCTGGAAATCAACCCTTACTATGTCATTCGATCAAAATCGGATACAGCGAACGTTATTGACGGAAGGTGGATTGACACTTCGTCCGGATTATTTATCGACATCACAGCTGTGCGGACAGATGATGAGCGCCGAGAAAACGGCGAACCTGGAGCTCTGATGTGCAAGGACTACCATAATTTCGAT GAGTCCGAAATATACCCACTCAGAAACACCTACTTCGAAGGGGTCCCCGCGAAAATCCCATATGCATACACGAAGCTTCTTCAAGACGAGTACGGCGCGAAAGCCCTGACCAAAACCAACTACCAAGG CCACAAATTCAACGGAAAGACTAGTATATGGGAGAAGATCCA aAACAATAGATTATTGGCGCGACGTCGGAAGGTCCCCGAGATCCCAGTTCGAACCACACCACTTAAACATTTATATGACAGCAATGTCAACTAA
- the OST2 gene encoding putative oligosaccharyl transferase subunit Dad1 (BUSCO:EOG09265JA7;~COG:O;~EggNog:ENOG410PQXP;~InterPro:IPR003038;~PFAM:PF02109;~TransMembrane:3 (i59-83o89-107i149-167o);~go_component: GO:0008250 - oligosaccharyltransferase complex [Evidence IEA];~go_component: GO:0016021 - integral component of membrane [Evidence IEA]) yields MPAKRAAAATSAPSPSPSGSSTPTTLSSGPKTLSANSSVPDIAIHVWQQYITTTPQRTMLLDAFMAFLILVGAVQFAYCVLAGNYPFNAFLSGFSASVGQFVLTASLRMQTNPTTESGGKSSGPAKGAKIVVGRGEGDKDGGVSHERAFADYIFGSLILHFFCINFIN; encoded by the exons atgccGGCCAAAcgcgcagccgcagccaCCTCCGCTCCGTCACCCTCTCCGTCGGgatcatcaacaccaaccacaCTCTCCTCAGGGCCCAAAACGCTGTCCGCGAACTCCTCCGTTCCCGATATCGCCATCCATGTCTGGCAACAGTACATTACGACCACGCCGCAGCGCACAATGCTCTTAGATGCGTTTATGGCATTCCTGATTCTCGTCGGTGCTGTGCAGTTTGCGTATTGCGTTTTGGCGGGGAATTAT CCCTTCAACGCCTTCCTGAGTGGATTCAGCGCCTCTGTCGGCCAATTCGTTCTCACGGCTAGCTTGCGCATGCAGACGAATCCAACTACAGAGTCTGGGGGTAAAAGTTCTGGTCCGGCGAAGGGCGCGAagattgttgttggtcgTGGTGAGGGGGATaaggatggtggtgtttcGCATGAGAG GGCATTCGCGGACTATATCTTCGGGAGCTTGATTCTGCATTTCTTCTGTATTAATTTCATTAACTAA
- a CDS encoding nuclear transcription factor Y subunit beta (COG:K;~EggNog:ENOG410PJGV;~InterPro:IPR003958,IPR009072,IPR003956,IPR027113;~PFAM:PF00125,PF00808;~go_component: GO:0005634 - nucleus [Evidence IEA];~go_component: GO:0016602 - CCAAT-binding factor complex [Evidence IEA];~go_function: GO:0001228 - DNA-binding transcription activator activity, RNA polymerase II-specific [Evidence IEA];~go_function: GO:0043565 - sequence-specific DNA binding [Evidence IEA];~go_function: GO:0046982 - protein heterodimerization activity [Evidence IEA];~go_process: GO:0006355 - regulation of transcription, DNA-templated [Evidence IEA]): MSSASPSKEPEVEQDPPSGEEQEQMDKDQDLQAQGQGEFEVKEQDRWLPIANVARIMKLALPENAKIAKEAKECMQECVSEFISFITSEASEKCQQEKRKTVNGEDILFAMTSLGFENYAEALKIYLSKYRETQSARGEHQNRPPSSGYAGGGPVGGAGAGSTAGRPAAGAFPDATDSTGNILNQGLDPSEQDASAYGYPPMVGQGHNGAGGESY, translated from the exons ATGTCGTCGGCCTCTCCCTCCAAGGAACCTGAGGTGGAACAGGACCCTCCATCCGGTGAAGAACAGGAGCAAATGGATAAGGACCAAGATCTCCAAGCGCAAGGTCAGGGAGAGTTCGAGGTGAAGGAGCAGGATAGATGGCTACCAATCGCAAATG TTGCCCGAATCATGAAGCTGGCATTGCCAGAAAATGCAAAGATCGCAAAAGAGGCTAAAGAGTGCATGCAAGAATGCGTGAGCGAATTCATCTCCTTTATTACTAGCGAAGCATCCGAAAAATGTCAGCAGGAGAAACGCAAAACCGTTAATGGAGAAGATATTCTGTTCGCTATGACCTCGCTTGGGTTCGAGAACTATGCTGAGGCGCTCAAAATTTATTTGTCGAAGTATCGAGAG ACCCAATCCGCAAGAGGGGAGCATCAGAATCGACCACCAAGTAGCGGATACGCCGGAGGCGGACCCGTTGGTGGGGCTGGCGCTGGTTCTACTGCTGGGCGTCCAGCGGCGGGAGCGTTTCCCGATGCAACTGATAGCACGGGCAACATCCTGAACCAAGGCTTGGACCCTTCTGAACAGGATGCCTCAGCTTACGGGTACCCGCCCATGGTTGGTCAGGGTCATAACGGAGCAGGTGGTGAATCCTATTAA
- a CDS encoding putative prefoldin subunit 2 (BUSCO:EOG09265BAK;~COG:O;~EggNog:ENOG410PPNG;~InterPro:IPR002777,IPR027235,IPR009053;~PFAM:PF01920;~go_component: GO:0016272 - prefoldin complex [Evidence IEA];~go_function: GO:0051082 - unfolded protein binding [Evidence IEA];~go_process: GO:0006457 - protein folding [Evidence IEA]), which translates to MASQQQINPKKQQELQTQYTTYKNTLQQLAQKIGDIETEAEEHKLVIDTLEPLPQDRTCFRMVNGVLVERTVSDVLPTLKTNSDGLKQVLEELLKSYKLKQTEMDSWKKKNNIQVVQP; encoded by the exons ATGGCTAGTCAACAGCAAATCAATCCAAAGAAGCAGCAAG AGCTTCAAACCCAGTACACCACCTACAAGAACACCCTCCAACAGCTTGCCCAGAAGATCGGAGATATTGAAACGGAGGCTGAGGAGCACAA ACTCGTGATCGATACCTTAGAACCCCTGCCTCAAGACCGGACATGCTTTCGGATGGTGAACGGAGTTTTAGTTGAGCGAACAGTCAGCGATGTTTTACCTACGTTGAAAACAAATTCAGATGGTTTGAAGCAGGTGTTGGAGGAATTGCTGAAGTCGTACAAGTTGAAGCAGACGGAGATGGACAGTTGGAAG AAAAAGAATAACATTCAGGTTGTACAACCATAA
- the PRP16 gene encoding putative mRNA splicing factor RNA helicase (Prp16) (COG:A;~EggNog:ENOG410PHRD;~InterPro:IPR011709,IPR027417,IPR001650,IPR014001, IPR007502,IPR011545,IPR002464;~PFAM:PF04408,PF00270,PF07717,PF00271;~go_function: GO:0003676 - nucleic acid binding [Evidence IEA];~go_function: GO:0004386 - helicase activity [Evidence IEA];~go_function: GO:0005524 - ATP binding [Evidence IEA]), with product MASNEPPAKRQKSSNLPAPLRDAKRKDIDNWETNRMLTSGVAQRRDFDGDFMPEDEEGTRVHLLVHDLRPPFLDGRTIFTKQLEPISAVRDPQSDMAVFSRKGSKVVRDRRQQRERQKQAQEATTVAGTALGNLMGVKEDEGDTAVAMPVEDVYKGGNKFAQHMKKQDEGGQSSFSKSKTLREQREFLPAFAVREDLLRVIRDNQVVVVVGETGSGKTTQLTQFLHEDGYGKFGMIGCTQPRRVAAMSVAKRVSEEMEVDLGDLVGYAIRFEDCTGPNTAIKYMTDGVLLRESLVQTDLDKYSCIIMDEAHERALNTDVLMGLLKKILARRRDLKLIVTSATMNADRFSRFFGSAPEFIIPGRTFPVDVHFSRTPCEDYVDSAVKQVLAIHVSQGPGDILVFMTGQEDIEATCELVDERLKMLNDPPKLSILPIYSQMPAEQQSKIFERAAPGVRKVIVATNIAETSLTVDGIMFVVDSGYSKLKVYNPKMGMDTLQITPISQANSNQRSGRAGRTGPGKAYRLYTEVAYKNELYLQTIPEIQRTSLSNTVLLLKSLGVKDLLDFDFMDPPPQETISTSLFELWSLGALDNLGDLTPLGRQMTPFPMDPPLAKLIIMASEQYDCSEEMLTIVSMLSVPNVFYRPKERQEESDAAREKFFVPESDHLTLLHVYSQWKSNGYSDHWCTKHFLHAKTLRKAKEVRDQLNDIMVMQKMPLITCGTDWDEIRKCICSGYYHQAARVKGIGEFLNLRTSVSMALHPTSALYGLGYVPEYVVYHELILTSKEYMSTVTAVDPHWLAELGGVFYSVKEKGYSHRDRRVTEIEFNRRMEIESQIAADRERAAADKQREKEKTELSRRKNEVEVGSVVRRPAAAARKIGGGVTATSSPRNSPSGGGHGGSVVKKPQIKRKGGRAF from the exons ATGGCGTCAAACGAGCCTCCCGCAAAAAGGCAGAAAAGCTCGAATCTTCCGGCGCCACTCCGCGATGCAAAGCGCAAAGATATCGATAACTGGGAGACAAACCGGATGCTTACCTCCGGTGTCGCCCAGAGACGCGATTTCGATGGCGATTTCATGcccgaagatgaggagggcaCTCGTGTCCATCTACTTGTCCATGACCTTCGCCCACCTTTTCTCGATGGCCGCACGATCTTCACAAAGCAGCTGGAGCCCATCTCGGCAGTCCGCGATCCACAGAGTGACATGGCTGTCTTTAGCCGGAAAGGGAGCAAAGTTGTGCGAGACCGGCGACAGCAGCGGGAGCGACAAAAGCAGGCGCAGGAAGCAACCACGGTTGCCGGCACCGCGCTGGGAAACCTGATGGGGGTgaaggaagacgaaggtgACACTGCTGTCGCAATGCCTGTGGAGGATGTCTATAAGGGCGGGAATAAGTTTGCACAACATATGAAAAAACAGGACGAGGGTGGCCAAAGCTCTTTCAGTAAGAGCAAAACACTTCGTGAGCAACGAGAATTCTTGCCAGCATTTGCAGTCCGGGAAGATCTTTTGCGGGTTATACGTGATAACcaggtggttgtggttgttggagagacGGGCTCCGGAAAGACGACACAACTGACACAGTTTCTCCACGAGGATGGCTACGGAAAGTTTGGAATGATCGGGTGTACACAACCCCGCCGGGTAGCTGCAATGAGTGTCGCAAAGCGAGTTAGTGAAGAGATGGAAGTTGATCTGGGGGATCTTGTTGGATACGCTATCAGATTCGAGGACTGCACCGGCCCGAACACGGCCATTAAGTATATGACGGATGGTGTCCTCCTTCGAGAGTCACTTGTCCAGACCGACCTCGACAAATACTCTTGTATTATTATGGATGAGGCGCACGAGCGTGCGCTTAACACGGATGTTCTAATGGGCCTGCTCAAGAAGATACTGGCTCGGCGGAGAGATTTGAAGTTGATTGTCACATCAGCCACTATGAACGCTGACCGGTTTTCGAGGTTCTTTGGTAGTGCCCCAGAATTTATCATTCCTGGAAGAACATTTCCTGTTGATGTCCATTTCTCTCGCACCCCCTGCGAGGACTATGTCGATAGCGCTGTCAAGCAGGTCTTGGCTATCCACGTTTCACAAGGTCCCGGTGATATCCTTGTTTTTATGACGGGGCAAGAAGACATCGAAGCAACCTGTGAGCTAGTCGATGAAAGATTGAAAATGCTCAATGACCCGCCGAAACTTAGCATTCTTCCGATTTACAGTCAGATGCCGGCTGAGCAACAATCGAAGATCTTTGAACGAGCCGCTCCGGGAGTTCGAAAGGTGATCGTGGCTACGAACATTGCGGAAACCAGTCTGACGGTGGATGGTATCATGTTTGTGGTCGACTCAGGCTACTCGAAGCTGAAAGTGTACAACCCCAAAATGGGCATGGACACCCTTCAAATTACGCCGATCTCGCAGGCAAATTCCAATCAGCGCTCTGGCAGAGCTGGTCGGACGGGACCTGGTAAAGCATATCGTCTTTATACGGAAGTGGCATACAAGAATGAGCTTTACCTGCAAACGATCCCAGAAATCCAGCGAACTAGCCTTTCTAACACAGTGCTGCTTCTCAAATCCCTTGGTGTGAAAGATCTACTGGACTTTGATTTCATGGATCCTCCGCCCCAGGAAACGATTTCAACCTCCCTTTTCGAGCTCTGGTCCCTAGGCGCCCTTGACAACCTAGGAGACCTCACACCGTTAGGACGACAGATGACCCCATTCCCAATGGACCCGCCTCTCGcaaagctcatcatcatggcGTCAGAACAGTACGACTGCAGCGAGGAAATGTTGACGATTGTGTCGATGCTGTCTGTGCCTAACGTTTTCTACCGACCCAAGGAGCGACAAGAAGAGTCTGACGCGGCGCGTGAGAAATTCTTCGTCCCCGAATCAGATCACCTAACTCTCCTCCACGTGTACTCCCAGTGGAAGTCCAACGGTTACTCTGACCATTGGTGCACAAAACATTTCCTACACGCCAAAACGCTGCGAAAGGCGAAGGAAGTTCGCGACCAGCTCAACGACATCATGGTTATGCAGAAGATGCCGCTCATCACCTGTGGAACCGACTGGGACGAAATTCGCAAATGTATCTGCTCCGGCTACTATCACCAAGCTGCGCGAGTCAAGGGAATTGGCGAGTTCCTCAACCTCCGCACCAGTGTTAGCATGGCGCTACACCCAACCAGTGCTCTCTACGGGTTAGGCTATGTACCGGAGTACGTGGTATACCACGAACTCATCCTCACAAGTAAAGAGTACATGTCAACTGTGACCGCAGTTGATCCTCAC TGGCTCGCAGAACTAGGAGGCGTGTTCTATTCCGTCAAAGAAAAAGGCTACTCGCACCGAGACCGCCGCGTCACAGAAATCGAGTTCAACCGCCGCATGGAAATCGAAAGCCAAATCGCAGCGGACCGCGAacgcgccgccgccgacaaACAGCGCGAAAAGGAGAAAACAGAGCTTTCTAGACGCAAGAATGAAGTCGAAGTTGGGTCTGTCGTGCGCAGGCCTGCTGCGGCAGCGCGGAAGATTGGTGGAGGTGTAACCGCTACTTCATCGCCGCGCAATAGTCCTTCTGGtggtggccatggtgggagTGTGGTGAAAAAACCGCAGATCAAGCGCAAGGGCGGACGCGCGTTTTGA